In Gemmatimonadales bacterium, one DNA window encodes the following:
- a CDS encoding CHAT domain-containing tetratricopeptide repeat protein, translating to MMRAPHRGMVVPLLLLAVGSPAAIRMNPVAASGAGAEPPCEERETGLSRGSEQDQERAVARLLEAAACYGRAHNSARQARMLATAAVLETGLGRGESALDHGRTALALLADRPDSPAHAVVLTAVGQAEQYLGRTDSALARYRAALPVAHRGRLRPLEGILLNNLGTAFHQLGWIDSATVYLDQALALERGEQDKFGEAVTLNNLGRVNQTLARPDSALALLHVALALRRQVGDRAGEGATLNNIAYSFDLLGRPDSSLTYLRRSLATSLAAGQRSFAALTLINMGRVQSESGRLDSALLAVRQGLAIKREVGDLTGQSWGLDDLGQVQLALGQSDSAVANYRAALALLHRTGDGARAGQTLFHLASAFHRRKVGRDLRVATSYYDSASALRGETSRRSGGDADRLSFAEQDVGLYEEWALAWLARGDEVGAPASAWAALAAAEKGRARALLDLMRGAAAREPELPAGRDLASEGRGWGTTIERSGAAAALVYLVTRDTLVLWVVRPPGEVSVLRVPVSRDTLAARVRDARAALAPDDRCERAPTPSAAAGRDAVRALSELLLPPAARALLPPAGELLVLPHGPLNLVPFAALPLGASDDALGLRYALRYAPSLSTLREADALPGLDTGVARVAALRRALVVGNPRMPKVRFCDVEFTPSPLPGAERSSRDVAAQLGAEVLIGGDATERAVRSRIAQAPVVHLETHGFAYETDALARASFVALAPGPEAKPAPADDGLLTVGEVLDQLPTLSADLIVLSACQTGLGNLKEAEGTVGLQRAFLAKHARSVLVSLWNVPDEATALLMESFYRQWLAEPQAGKAEALRRAQAQVRRHREFAEPRYWAAFQLAGAR from the coding sequence ATGATGCGCGCCCCCCACAGGGGCATGGTGGTCCCGCTGCTGCTCCTGGCCGTCGGCTCTCCGGCGGCGATCCGGATGAATCCGGTCGCTGCGTCGGGCGCCGGGGCCGAGCCTCCGTGCGAGGAGCGGGAGACCGGGCTGAGTCGGGGATCCGAGCAAGACCAGGAGCGCGCCGTCGCGCGACTGCTGGAGGCCGCAGCCTGCTACGGCCGTGCCCACAACAGTGCCAGGCAGGCCAGGATGCTGGCCACCGCAGCCGTGCTCGAGACCGGACTCGGCCGGGGCGAGTCCGCGCTCGACCATGGCCGTACGGCTCTGGCGCTGCTCGCGGATCGGCCCGACTCTCCGGCCCACGCCGTGGTGCTCACCGCCGTCGGCCAGGCAGAGCAGTATTTGGGACGTACCGACTCGGCCCTGGCCCGCTATCGCGCCGCGCTTCCGGTGGCCCACCGGGGGCGACTCCGCCCGCTCGAAGGCATACTCCTGAATAACCTGGGCACCGCATTTCATCAGCTGGGCTGGATCGACTCCGCCACCGTGTACCTCGATCAGGCTCTCGCTCTCGAGCGTGGTGAGCAGGACAAATTCGGCGAAGCGGTCACCCTCAACAACCTCGGCCGGGTGAACCAGACCCTCGCCCGCCCGGATTCGGCACTCGCCCTCCTCCATGTGGCCCTCGCCCTTCGTCGGCAGGTTGGCGACCGCGCGGGCGAGGGGGCGACGCTCAACAACATCGCGTACTCGTTCGACCTGCTGGGGCGTCCCGATTCCTCCCTGACCTATCTCCGCCGATCGCTTGCCACCTCACTCGCCGCCGGACAGCGTTCCTTCGCGGCCCTGACCCTCATCAACATGGGAAGGGTGCAATCGGAGTCGGGCCGGCTGGACTCGGCCCTCCTGGCGGTTCGGCAGGGGCTGGCCATCAAGCGGGAGGTGGGGGATCTGACCGGACAGAGCTGGGGCCTCGACGATCTGGGCCAGGTCCAGCTGGCCCTCGGGCAGTCGGATAGCGCGGTCGCCAACTACCGCGCGGCACTCGCTCTGCTCCACCGAACCGGCGACGGCGCGCGCGCGGGGCAGACCCTCTTCCACCTCGCCAGCGCCTTTCACCGCCGCAAGGTGGGACGGGACCTCCGGGTGGCAACGTCGTACTACGACTCGGCGTCGGCTTTGCGCGGTGAGACAAGTCGCCGATCGGGCGGAGATGCGGACCGGCTCAGCTTCGCCGAGCAGGACGTCGGGCTCTACGAGGAATGGGCGCTGGCGTGGCTGGCCCGGGGCGACGAGGTCGGTGCACCCGCGTCAGCGTGGGCGGCGCTGGCCGCGGCCGAGAAGGGCCGGGCCCGCGCCCTCCTCGATCTGATGCGCGGTGCCGCGGCGCGGGAGCCGGAGCTTCCAGCCGGCCGAGATCTCGCTTCCGAAGGCCGCGGCTGGGGCACGACGATCGAACGCAGCGGGGCGGCAGCGGCCCTGGTCTATCTCGTCACCCGCGATACACTCGTTCTCTGGGTCGTACGCCCGCCGGGCGAGGTGTCGGTCCTGCGGGTGCCGGTGTCGCGAGACACGCTCGCGGCCCGCGTGCGGGATGCCCGTGCGGCTCTCGCGCCGGATGATCGTTGTGAGCGGGCGCCGACGCCGAGCGCTGCAGCGGGCCGGGATGCAGTTCGTGCCCTGTCCGAGCTCCTGTTGCCACCCGCCGCGCGTGCCCTTCTGCCCCCGGCAGGTGAGCTGTTGGTGCTACCTCATGGGCCCCTCAACCTGGTTCCGTTCGCCGCCCTACCGCTCGGCGCATCTGACGATGCTTTGGGGCTGCGATATGCCCTTCGTTACGCGCCCTCCCTGTCGACGTTGCGGGAAGCTGACGCTCTCCCTGGCCTCGACACTGGGGTGGCCCGGGTGGCGGCGCTCCGCCGCGCGCTCGTAGTGGGAAATCCTCGTATGCCCAAGGTGCGCTTCTGTGATGTCGAGTTCACGCCGTCTCCGCTCCCGGGGGCAGAGCGGTCGAGCCGGGACGTCGCCGCGCAGCTCGGGGCCGAGGTACTCATCGGCGGGGATGCCACCGAGCGCGCCGTCCGAAGCCGCATCGCGCAGGCACCGGTGGTGCATCTGGAGACACACGGCTTCGCCTACGAGACCGACGCGCTGGCGCGAGCGTCGTTCGTGGCCCTGGCGCCCGGCCCGGAGGCCAAGCCCGCCCCGGCGGACGACGGCCTGCTCACCGTGGGCGAAGTGCTGGACCAGCTTCCCACACTCTCCGCCGACCTGATCGTGCTCAGCGCCTGCCAGACGGGGCTCGGCAATCTGAAGGAGGCGGAAGGCACGGTGGGCCTGCAACGCGCTTTCCTCGCCAAGCACGCCCGGAGCGTTCTAGTGAGTCTCTGGAACGTGCCCGACGAGGCCACAGCTTTGCTGATGGAGTCCTTCTACCGCCAGTGGCTGGCCGAGCCCCAGGCTGGCAAGGCTGAGGCGCTCCGGCGTGCCCAGGCGCAGGTACGGCGGCACAGGGAGTTCGCTGAGCCCCGCTACTGGGCGGCATTCCAGCTGGCAGGAGCGAGATAG